The Eremothecium gossypii ATCC 10895 chromosome VII, complete sequence nucleotide sequence AGATGGCGTTGAACAGCTTGACGACACCTTTCTGGGCAACCTTGCGCAGGCGGCGCTCCTTCTCGAGTGTGGCACGGATAAGCTCGGCGTCGTCATCGGCTGCTGCGACTGGCAGGATGTCACGCTTGCGTGTCTTCGCTAACCGCTGCTTTTTCTCGGCAAGCAGCGCCTTCTTCGCCTTGAGCTCTAGCTTGTCCGCCTCGTTTTGCCGCAGCACCTTCTTGTTACGCGCCAGGATGGGGTTGCTCCGGTCGTAGGCCTTTAGATGCGACGACAAGATATTCGTAAGCGCACTGGAGAAGCCCTCGGCGCCGTCGCTGTGCTTGGGCATTGATGCCCTCTTCTTGGCGGGCAAGTCATCGTCGCTGGACTCCTCCTCTGTACCGGACGCGCTACCTGCCGACTCCTCCACCGCACTCTCCTCGGAGCCTGACGCGGCGGTCTCTGCCACGCCCTCGGAGGGGGGCGTGCTCGTAGATGGCACGGCATCGTGCTCGTGCACATTCTTCAGCACCTTTCTTTTCTTGCTCGCGTGGGAAGTCGAAGAGACCTTGGCAGTCATGTGTGTGGACGAGTACTGTATCTGCGAGTTTCTAACAGGGCAAACGTGCTTGACGGCTTGCGAATCCTGTAACCTGCAAGTCATCTCATGGTAGGCAGACGGAGATGGCCGCTCGGGCTTAAAAATTTCACGCACAAACCACCGCTGTATGAAGTGATAGTTGATCTTTTAAAGGAAGCACGAGGAATGCGGGCACAAGCTCGTAGTAGAACACCTGTAAGCCGTTCGCTAAATCAACCGCGACTCAGGCGGACCCGTTGCGTGCCCAGTTATGTAGAAAGCAAGTGCGCCCTCCCACTGACAGCCACACGGGAAGATCTTAAGTACCTGTCCAGCGAGCGCACCTCTACCTGCTAGTCTAAGGCATCGCTACGGACTCTCTAGCCGAGCTTATATCCGGTCATGCCGAAGTTACGTGGTTGCGGTGGCTGCAAGCGATTCGCGAAACGTTTCTGTAACTCAGCTCACTCACACGAAAACAAAAGATCGCCTAAACCTAAAACACAGTCAGTTACGTAACAGCAAGCGGAAGATATAAACAGAGCAGTGCAGTGCTGCACGCAAGGGTTATTCTATAGAGTGGACTCCGTACTATAAGCAGGACAAGAGAACTATGTCACCACCCACCACGCCGAAGAAGCAACGCGACTGTGGTTATGTGCCTTCGTCGCCCTCTCTCATTCCATCACCTCGTAACACATCGCAGTCGCCGAAGTACCAGCCTCGGGCGGAAGATCCAGAAGAGAACCGGCTGCGCGTGCTCAACCCTGTGGATACCAATCAGCTCATAAACCACACTAAGCAACACCAACACAAAGAACCTCAGAGTCACATGACCCACTTCTACCGCGAGAACGTGCGACAGTTGTCGTACTTGCAAGATACATTCATGCTGAAAAAACAGAAGTTGGATCTTGTGCGCGATGAGATGGTTTCTACACGGTCCAAGGTGGATGTTTTGGAGCAGAAGCTAGAAAGATTGAAGGAGGAGCGGCGGTCGaaggagcagcaggtgtTACTGAAGGAGAACGAGCTCCGCAGTCTCTGCGATGACTCCGAAacgaagaagaagttcaTGCTACAGGGCCATGATCTTCAATTGCAGCAGGTACGTGCGAAGAAAGAATCAGAACTCAATCAGTTGGACTCGAGCTATCGGACCAAGTGGGACAAGTTGAAATTCATGAAAATACAGAAATACGAGATCGAAAAGAGCTCTACTCTAGAGAAGATTTCCAATTTGCGCAGCAACATAAGCGATAATGAGGAATCGCTCCAGAAGATCCTACAGGATAGCGAGTCCAAGTATCGCGAACTTCGAGAAATGTGGCTTCGAAACTTCCAGGACGACTGGAAGAGAACAGCTGGGGAGAATGAGAGCATTTCCAAAGATATAGACGCCTTAAACAAACGTATTAATGATGATCTAGAGCCCAATGTTGTCAAGGAGAAGACAGCGGTGGAAGAACTGCATGCGACCTTGAGTAATCTACGGCAGCAACTCGAGGCTACGAAAGCCGCTGATGTCACCCTGATGGCAGAGACAGTTGCATTGGCTAATGAACTCACAAAGGTGCAGCAAACGCGCAAGGACCTTGGGGAGTATATTTCTAACTCTCAGATAGAAACCAAGCAAATCAAAGAGATCCTAGTAAAAGAAGAAACCATGAGAAGGAAGTTGCACAATGAACTTCAGGAACTTCGCGGTAATATAAGAGTATATTGCCGGGTACGACCACCTTTGCTCAATGAA carries:
- the RRP15 gene encoding rRNA-processing protein RRP15 (Syntenic homolog of Saccharomyces cerevisiae YPR143W (RRP15)); this encodes MTCRLQDSQAVKHVCPVRNSQIQYSSTHMTAKVSSTSHASKKRKVLKNVHEHDAVPSTSTPPSEGVAETAASGSEESAVEESAGSASGTEEESSDDDLPAKKRASMPKHSDGAEGFSSALTNILSSHLKAYDRSNPILARNKKVLRQNEADKLELKAKKALLAEKKQRLAKTRKRDILPVAAADDDAELIRATLEKERRLRKVAQKGVVKLFNAILATQVKTEREARETSLKDVKNQAERRELITEVSKEKFLDLVKAAGDA
- the KAR3 gene encoding Kar3p (Syntenic homolog of Saccharomyces cerevisiae YPR141C (KAR3)), with protein sequence MSPPTTPKKQRDCGYVPSSPSLIPSPRNTSQSPKYQPRAEDPEENRLRVLNPVDTNQLINHTKQHQHKEPQSHMTHFYRENVRQLSYLQDTFMLKKQKLDLVRDEMVSTRSKVDVLEQKLERLKEERRSKEQQVLLKENELRSLCDDSETKKKFMLQGHDLQLQQVRAKKESELNQLDSSYRTKWDKLKFMKIQKYEIEKSSTLEKISNLRSNISDNEESLQKILQDSESKYRELREMWLRNFQDDWKRTAGENESISKDIDALNKRINDDLEPNVVKEKTAVEELHATLSNLRQQLEATKAADVTLMAETVALANELTKVQQTRKDLGEYISNSQIETKQIKEILVKEETMRRKLHNELQELRGNIRVYCRVRPPLLNEPQDMSHILIEKFNEAKGAQSLTINRNEGRILSYNFQFDMIFEPSHTNKEIFEEIRQLVQSSLDGYNVCIFAYGQTGSGKTYTMLNAGDGMIPMTLSHIFKWTANLKERGWNYEMECEYIEIYNETILDLLRDFKSHDNIDEILDSQKHDIRHDHEKQGTYITNVTRMKMTSTSQVDTILKKASKMRSTAATRSNERSSRSHSVFMVHINGRNLHTGETSQGKLNLVDLAGSERINSSAVTGERLRETQNINKSLSCLGDVIYALNTPDAGKRYIPFRNSKLTYLLQYSLVGDSKTLMFVNIPPDPNHISETLNSLRFASKVNSTKIAKR